A region of Jaculus jaculus isolate mJacJac1 chromosome 16, mJacJac1.mat.Y.cur, whole genome shotgun sequence DNA encodes the following proteins:
- the LOC101606917 gene encoding myeloid-derived growth factor-like produces the protein MAAPGACSGAGRRAALLRAALVRGLAEPVSEPTKVAFDVRPGGVEHSFSQNVGRGQVYVCVHICFPGGTNEQWQVSLGASEDHQDFTCTVWRPQGKSCLYCTQFQAEVRGAEIEYAMACSKAAFERERAKIRRDRERRGHSRAFAAELPKLAAVATAARSELWLAPAPGGPQRLPRSCHLERCGLACLGTLGSPLESTRPRAEPPAHSTEPWSRNSGLKSPNFLTSAGTYYMGAGTGSG, from the coding sequence ATGGCGGCGCCCGGCGCGTGCAGCGGCGCGGGCAGGAGGGCCGCCTTGCTCCGGGCAGCCCTGGTGCGGGGGCTGGCGGAGCCGGTGTCTGAGCCCACGAAGGTGGCATTCGACGTGCGGCCGGGCGGCGTGGAGCACTCCTTCTCCCAGAACGTTGGACGGGGACAAGTTTACGTGTGTGTTCACATATGCTTCCCAGGCGGCACTAACGAGCAATGGCAGGTGAGTCTGGGGGCCAGCGAAGACCACCAGGACTTCACCTGCACCGTGTGGAGGCCGCAGGGGAAGTCCTGCCTCTACTGCACCCAGTTCCAGGCCGAAGTTCGGGGTGCCGAGATCGAATATGCCATGGCCTGCTCCAAGGCAgcgtttgaaagagaaagagcgaAGATTCGACGTGACCGAGAGCGCCGTGGCCACAGCCGGGCCTTCGCGGCTGAGCTGCCCAAGCTGGCGGCGGTGGCCACGGCTGCCCGCTCGGAGCTGTGGCTCGCCCCCGCCCCTGGCGGTCCTCAGCGGCTGCCGAGAAGCTGCCACCTGGAGCGCTGCGGCCTGGCTTGTCTGGGGACCCTCGGTTCGCCCCTGGAATCCACACGGCCCCGTGCAGAGCCACCAGCCCACTCCACAGAGCCCTGGTCTCGGAACTCGGGTCTGAAGTCCCCCAACTTCTTAACCAGTGCAGGCACTTACTACATGGGGGCGGGAACCGGGAGCGGCTAG